One stretch of Salarias fasciatus chromosome 19, fSalaFa1.1, whole genome shotgun sequence DNA includes these proteins:
- the cep170ba gene encoding centrosomal protein of 170 kDa protein B isoform X4, giving the protein MSVTSWFLVSSSGTRHRLPREMIFVGRDDCELMLQSRSVDKQHAVINYDLNTDEHMVKDLGSLNGTFVNDLRIPDQTYITLKLSDVIRFGYDAHVYILERSQHKVPEEALKHEKYTSQLQLGIKALEAKAKEKQSLQSPEKSRDALHSVKQQDRPERRAQSLTASTDSPISKPTPLYGQPSWWGDDDDPANKKHNRGGKSPDQESPELAKDSSRYEVNGSLSDSQAKSIFAYRREPSYFEIPTKERQQQRPVKKPETQVHEVPTKDTSDPAQCLPATPTPPVVQSHASFTIEFDECTPGKMKIKDHVTKFSFRQQRKQPPAEVVSTPTEVVSAESKVADWLVQSNASMMRRKSQAEDLYSTNSDPSHLRINTGNYDEDGCYSDSGHPQINGKDSLKADTRMTSQVSPQTLRSSPPQRFPSPEFPQEPLNSSLESHSQQDFGKSDPNQAFVIEFFDDNPRKKRSQSFTNNGAPPEPPGLRHQLEKSKKSANPTSERQVPPQPSSTPATQRYTIPLKGPASSGPQRAGSLRREKTEDRISTGFSSRSSSSPSARPFSSVGRKSKLAQEFTAELFKQAKNNLAATWEKNSSGSHKAAKTGAGAVCQSDRGSSSPPQSDAHHQPQTSSPVRKPVPLKVPVTPPAPQSQEVSSPRDSLKNEEDDTLSEAGTYTIEADAQDKELEEARGKIDQAPSSGAGLQGAPKWMSCWASLADSYTESGPSSGLFDIPSQMELSGGARGTIIHKAMLGQNLDSTDSASRARRILPQVPSAETSETPTPSIHVHYDLQSTFDLEDKGLEAPASQDGVHRLTVQDDVEPDSLSDASRSDDGSIVEQRKTPQSDRDGKPGGDIAGHTSKATSFYIGSDESPSKPEQGESKSSTPKAETKHATKTFSTATLTKRRGSPDTGAIKSTVSAPALGQGTQSPELKEGVVSQLIRQESFTKERPSNARLPNITSQPALRDTDPGLFQGVSSQDTQSYLKETENVLAVLEAKLQAGQSGTTSSPVMDSLSGDSDVDTSSTVSQRSNKTKTKPNTAMNKTFTSGFHRERSSASTTSQDSNYQSALSEKPSSQGAVSGNKAASVKRPVGLRRSVGRTGSTDLSDDPQSLPYSDQESNNHRIYKKYTVPLKKEDGKSSRVSQALGRANSLSAPRPTRASLLRRARLGEASDNEGAETERLSQEAGGAQTKQPQEAKKLSRLDLLAMPRKRTSSFNTPSDSEAGRQTGFSNRSTEFGGSSVRRASAPGSKPPERPQKAGLGKTPVTRTRSSSAKYASSTASSRRRQKGSDYTSTSDEEYDSNQSTPKHKRSQPSSAAHSPRNQPRPQPLVALRPKPPARDSEEENREGEAFQSWSSHSAEIARLSQDLAKDLAILAREIHDVAGEGDPQNPEGECGAPGSSVTAHEQLVQRIPEAGSNYQRVPPSSAPARERDQTPSDSRPQDRSGEEVDNVLLNPVSQIIEVIRENTEQLADKIKVLFQDRMDIWEEIEAKVESDNDAPLLNTSSKEITSILKELRRVQKQLEVINTVIEPSGQQRDATRASPVDSPSPSGARSSKPASSRDWRTVHSVSKRGGGPRPSESVRRAAVTPDDLREGYLV; this is encoded by the exons ATGAGCGTGACGTCGTGGTTCCTGGTCAGCAGCTCCGGCACGCGCCACAGGTTACCGCGGGAGATGATCTTCGTGGGCCGGGACGACTGCGAGCTGATGCTGCAG TCTCGCAGCGTGGACAAGCAGCACGCCGTGATCAACTACGACCTGAACACGGACGAGCACATGGTGAAGGACCTGGGCAGCCTGAACGGG acGTTTGTGAACGACCTGAGGATCCCGGACCAGACGTACATCACCCTGAAACTGTCCGATGTCATCCGCTTTGGTTATG ATGCCCACGTGTATATCCTGGAGAGGAGTCAACACAAGGTCCCCGAGGAAGCTCTTAAA catGAGAAGTACACCAGCCAGCTGCAGCTCGGCATTAAAGCCCTGGAGGCCAAGGCCAAGGAGAAGCAATCCCTCCAGAGcccagagaagagcagagacgCTCTTCACAGCGTCAAACAGCAGGACCGGCCGGAGCGCAGAGCCCAGTCCCTCACAG CTTCCACGGATTCTCCGATATCCAAGCCCACCCCGCTGTACGGCCAGCCGTCCTGGTGGGGGGACGACGACGACCCagccaacaaaaaacacaaccgAGGTGGGAAATCGCCGGACCAGGAGTCTCCAG AGCTCGCTAAAGACTCGTCGAGATATGAGGTCAACGGTTCTCTGTCGGACAGTCAGGCCAAGTCCATCTTCGCCTACCGCCGGGAGCCCAGCTACTTCGAGATCCCGACGaaggagcggcagcagcagcggcctgTCAAGAAGCCTGAGACGCAGGTTCATGAGGTTCCTACCAAAGACACCTCAGACCCCGCTCAGTGCCTCCCCGCCACTCCCACCCCCCCTGTGGTCCAGAGCCACGCCTCCTTCACTATAGAGTTCGACGAATGCACTCCAGGTAAAATGAAAATCAAGGACCACGTCACCAAGTTCTCTTTCCGCCAGCAGCGAAAGCAGCCGCCCGCGGAGGTGGTTAGCACACCCACTGAGGTGGTCTCAGCAGAAAGCAAGGTTGCTGATTGGCTGGTCCAAAGCAATGCTAGCATGATGAGGAGAAAGTCACAGGCTGAAGACTTATACAGCACAAATAGCGACCCGTCGCACCTGAGGATCAATACAG GAAACTACGATGAAGATGGCTGTTACAGCGATTCGGGACACCCTCAAATCAACGGAAAGGACTCTCTCAAAGCAGACACTCGCATGACGTCCCAGGTTTCCCCACAAACTTTGAGATCTTCTCCACCACAACGCTTTCCCTCTCCCGAGTTCCCGCAGGAACCTTTGAATTCCTCACTGGAGTCTCATTCCCAGCAGGACTTTGGCAAGTCTGATCCCAATCAAGCCTTTGTCATTGAATTTTTTGATGACAACCCAAGAAAGAAGCGCTCTCAGTCCTTCACCAATAATGGAGCTCCACCTGAGCCGCCGGGCCTCAGGCATCAACTGGAGAAATCCAAGAAGAGCGCAAACCCAACCAGTGAGAGACAAGTCCCGCCTCAgccctcctccactcctgcaACGCAGCGATACACGATCCCCCTGAAGGGCCCCGCTTCCTCCGGCCCCCAGAGAGCCGGCTCTCTCCGAAGGGAGAAGACGGAAGACCGGATCAGCACGGGCTTTTCGTCCCGCTCGTCGTCGTCTCCGTCAGCGAGGCCCTTCAGCAGCGTGGGCCGGAAATCTAAACTCGCCCAGGAGTTCACGGCCGAATTATTCAAACAAGCGAAGAATAATCTGGCAGCGACCTGGGAGAAGAATTCTTCGGGTTCTCATAAAGCGGCGAAGACGGGAGCAGGAGCGGTATGCCAGAGTGACCGCGGttccagcagccctcctcagtcAGACGCTCACCACCAGccccagacctcctcccccGTCCGTAAACCCGTACCCCTCAAGGTGCCCGTCACGCCCCCGGCACCTCAAAGCCAGGAGGTCAGCAGCCCTCGAGACAGCCTGAAAAACGAAGAGGACGACACTCTGAGCGAAGCGGGAACGTACACCATCGAAGCAGACGCGCAGGATAAAGAGCTGGAAGAGGCCCGGGGCAAGATCGACCAG GCTCCGTCCTCAGGTGCAGGTTTACAGGGGGCTCCTAAGTGGATGTCTTGCTGGGCCAGCTTGGCAGACAGCTACACAGAATCTGGCCCTTCGTCTGGCCTCTTTGACATCCCTTCCCAGATGGAACTGTCAGGAGGGG CGAGAGGCACCATCATCCACAAGGCCATGCTCGGCCAAAACCTCGACAGCACGGACTCCGCTTCCAGAGCCCGGCGCATCCTGCCGCAGGTGCCGTCGGCGGAGACGAGCGAAACCCCAACTCCCAGCATTCATGTTCATTACGACCTGCAGTCAACCTTCGACTTGGAAGACAAGGGCCTGGAGGCGCCCGCGTCTCAAGACGGCGTCCACAGGTTGACCGTGCAGGACGACGTGGAGCCCGACAGCCTGAGCGACGCCAGCAGGTCCGATGACGGCTCCATCGTCGAGCAGAGGAAAACGCCACAGTCAGATAGAGACGGGAAGCCGGGTGGAGACATTGCGGGACACACATCCAAGGCTACTTCCTTTTATATTGGCTCAGATGAGTCTCCTTCCAAACCAGAACAAGGAGAGTCAAAATCCAGTACTCCAAAGGCGGAGACGAAACACGCAACCAAGACTTTCTCCACAGCCACCCTCACCAAACGCAGAGGCAGTCCAGACACGGGAGCTATTAAGTCCACCGTGTCGGCGCCTGCGCTGGGCCAGGGGACCCAGAGCCCCGAGCTGAAAGAGGGCGTGGTCTCCCAGCTAATCAGACAGGAGAGCTTCACCAAGGAGCGTCCCAGCAACGCCAGACTGCCCAACATCACCAGCCAGCCCGCCCTCAGAGACACAGATCCTGGGCTGTTCCAGGGAGTCAGCAGTCAGGATACTCAATCTTACTTGAAGGAGACCGAGAATGTTCTGGCCGTTCTAGAGGCCAAACTCCAAGCGGGACAGTCGGGGACGACGTCGTCTCCCGTAATGGACTCTCTCTCTGGAGATTCCGACGTGGACACCTCCAGCACAGTCAGCCAGCGTAGCAATAAGACCAAGACCAAGCCCAACACTGCAATGAACAAAACGTTCACCAGCGGCTTCCACAGAGAGAGATCTTCGGCCAGTACGACGAGTCAGGACTCCAATTATCAGTCCGCATTGTCGGAGAAGCCGTCTTCTCAGGGAGCCGTTAGCGGGAACAAGGCTGCGTCGGTCAAGAGGCCGGTCGGACTGAGACGTAGTGTGGGCAGAACCGGCTCTACGGACTTGAGCGATGACCCTCAGAGCTTGCCGTACTCCGATCAGGAGTCCAACAACCATCGGATATATAAGAAATACACCGTTCCCCTTAAGAAGGAAGACGGCAAGAGCTCCAGGGTGTCTCAGGCCTTAGGCCGAGCCAACAGCCTGTCGGCCCCAAGACCCACCCGGGCGTCTCTGCTCCGCCGGGCTCGCCTGGGAGAGGCCTCTGACAACGAGGGCGCGGAGACCGAGAGGCTGTCCCAGGAGGCGGGCGGCGCCCAGACCAAGCAGCCCCAGGAGGCCAAGAAGCTGTCCCGGCTGGACCTGCTGGCGATGCCTCGCAAGCGGACGAGCTCCTTCAACACGCCCAGCGACTCCGAGGCGGGCAGGCAGACGGGCTTTTCCAACCGCAGCACCGAGTTCGGCGGCAGCTCCGTCCGAAGGGCCTCCGCCCCGGGCTCCAAGCCTCCGGAGAGGCCTCAGAAGGCGGGGCTCGGCAAGACCCCGGTGACCCGCACGCGCTCCAGCAGCGCCAAATACGCCAGCAGCACGGCGA GCTCCAGGAGGCGGCAGAAAGGCTCTGACTATACGTCTACCTCCGACGAGGAGTACGACTCAAACCAGAGCACCCCTAAACACAAACGCTCCCAACCTTCCTCAGCTGCCCACAGCCCTCGCAACCAGCCGCGGCCTCAGCCGCTGGTCGCCCTGCGCCCCAAACCCCCCGCCAGGGACTCCGAGGAAGAGAACCGCGAGGGGGAGGCCTTTCAGAGCTGGTCCTCCCACAGCGCTGAGATAGCCAG ATTGAGTCAAGATTTGGCCAAAGACTTGGCCATCTTAGCCAGAGAGATCCATGACGTAGCGGGCGAGGGAGATCCGCAAAACCCCGAGGGAGAGTGCGGTGCGCCCGGCTCTTCAGTGACGGCTCACGAGCAG CTGGTTCAGCGCATTCCAGAGGCCGGGTCGAACTACCAGAGAGTCCCACCGAGTTCTGCGCCTGCAAGAGAACGTGACCAGACCCCGAGCGACTCCAGGCCGCAGGATCGGAGCGGAGAGGAG GTGGACAATGTGCTGCTGAACCCTGTGTCCCAAATCATAGAGGTCATCCGAGAAAACACGGAGCAGCTCGCCGACAAAATCAA GGTACTGTTCCAGGACCGGATGGATATCTGGGAGGAAATTGAAGCCAAGGTTGAGTCCGACAACGATGCGCCTCTTCTCAACACTTCAAGCAAG gaaATCACGTCTATATTGAAAGAACTGAGGAGAGTCCAGAAACAGCTTGAGG tcattaACACCGTCATTGAGCCCAGCGGGCAGCAGCGTGACGCCACCAGGGCCTCCCCCGTCGACTCCCCCTCCCCGTCGGGCGCCCGCTCCTCCAAACCGGCGTCCTCCAGAGACTGGAGGACCGTGCACTCGGTCTCGAAGCGCGGCGGCGGACCGCGGCCCAGCGAGAGCGTCAGGAGAGCGGCCGTGACCCCCGACGACCTCAGAGAGGGCTATCTAGTGTGA
- the cep170ba gene encoding centrosomal protein of 170 kDa protein B isoform X2 yields the protein MSVTSWFLVSSSGTRHRLPREMIFVGRDDCELMLQSRSVDKQHAVINYDLNTDEHMVKDLGSLNGTFVNDLRIPDQTYITLKLSDVIRFGYDAHVYILERSQHKVPEEALKHEKYTSQLQLGIKALEAKAKEKQSLQSPEKSRDALHSVKQQDRPERRAQSLTASTDSPISKPTPLYGQPSWWGDDDDPANKKHNRELAKDSSRYEVNGSLSDSQAKSIFAYRREPSYFEIPTKERQQQRPVKKPETQVHEVPTKDTSDPAQCLPATPTPPVVQSHASFTIEFDECTPGKMKIKDHVTKFSFRQQRKQPPAEVVSTPTEVVSAESKVADWLVQSNASMMRRKSQAEDLYSTNSDPSHLRINTGNYDEDGCYSDSGHPQINGKDSLKADTRMTSQVSPQTLRSSPPQRFPSPEFPQEPLNSSLESHSQQDFGKSDPNQAFVIEFFDDNPRKKRSQSFTNNGAPPEPPGLRHQLEKSKKSANPTSERQVPPQPSSTPATQRYTIPLKGPASSGPQRAGSLRREKTEDRISTGFSSRSSSSPSARPFSSVGRKSKLAQEFTAELFKQAKNNLAATWEKNSSGSHKAAKTGAGAVCQSDRGSSSPPQSDAHHQPQTSSPVRKPVPLKVPVTPPAPQSQEVSSPRDSLKNEEDDTLSEAGTYTIEADAQDKELEEARGKIDQVFGVESPGRTNLREPETPSAFSPVVQSREQRRQTGSGEAPSSGAGLQGAPKWMSCWASLADSYTESGPSSGLFDIPSQMELSGGARGTIIHKAMLGQNLDSTDSASRARRILPQVPSAETSETPTPSIHVHYDLQSTFDLEDKGLEAPASQDGVHRLTVQDDVEPDSLSDASRSDDGSIVEQRKTPQSDRDGKPGGDIAGHTSKATSFYIGSDESPSKPEQGESKSSTPKAETKHATKTFSTATLTKRRGSPDTGAIKSTVSAPALGQGTQSPELKEGVVSQLIRQESFTKERPSNARLPNITSQPALRDTDPGLFQGVSSQDTQSYLKETENVLAVLEAKLQAGQSGTTSSPVMDSLSGDSDVDTSSTVSQRSNKTKTKPNTAMNKTFTSGFHRERSSASTTSQDSNYQSALSEKPSSQGAVSGNKAASVKRPVGLRRSVGRTGSTDLSDDPQSLPYSDQESNNHRIYKKYTVPLKKEDGKSSRVSQALGRANSLSAPRPTRASLLRRARLGEASDNEGAETERLSQEAGGAQTKQPQEAKKLSRLDLLAMPRKRTSSFNTPSDSEAGRQTGFSNRSTEFGGSSVRRASAPGSKPPERPQKAGLGKTPVTRTRSSSAKYASSTASSRRRQKGSDYTSTSDEEYDSNQSTPKHKRSQPSSAAHSPRNQPRPQPLVALRPKPPARDSEEENREGEAFQSWSSHSAEIARLSQDLAKDLAILAREIHDVAGEGDPQNPEGECGAPGSSVTAHEQLVQRIPEAGSNYQRVPPSSAPARERDQTPSDSRPQDRSGEEVDNVLLNPVSQIIEVIRENTEQLADKIKVLFQDRMDIWEEIEAKVESDNDAPLLNTSSKEITSILKELRRVQKQLEVINTVIEPSGQQRDATRASPVDSPSPSGARSSKPASSRDWRTVHSVSKRGGGPRPSESVRRAAVTPDDLREGYLV from the exons ATGAGCGTGACGTCGTGGTTCCTGGTCAGCAGCTCCGGCACGCGCCACAGGTTACCGCGGGAGATGATCTTCGTGGGCCGGGACGACTGCGAGCTGATGCTGCAG TCTCGCAGCGTGGACAAGCAGCACGCCGTGATCAACTACGACCTGAACACGGACGAGCACATGGTGAAGGACCTGGGCAGCCTGAACGGG acGTTTGTGAACGACCTGAGGATCCCGGACCAGACGTACATCACCCTGAAACTGTCCGATGTCATCCGCTTTGGTTATG ATGCCCACGTGTATATCCTGGAGAGGAGTCAACACAAGGTCCCCGAGGAAGCTCTTAAA catGAGAAGTACACCAGCCAGCTGCAGCTCGGCATTAAAGCCCTGGAGGCCAAGGCCAAGGAGAAGCAATCCCTCCAGAGcccagagaagagcagagacgCTCTTCACAGCGTCAAACAGCAGGACCGGCCGGAGCGCAGAGCCCAGTCCCTCACAG CTTCCACGGATTCTCCGATATCCAAGCCCACCCCGCTGTACGGCCAGCCGTCCTGGTGGGGGGACGACGACGACCCagccaacaaaaaacacaaccgAG AGCTCGCTAAAGACTCGTCGAGATATGAGGTCAACGGTTCTCTGTCGGACAGTCAGGCCAAGTCCATCTTCGCCTACCGCCGGGAGCCCAGCTACTTCGAGATCCCGACGaaggagcggcagcagcagcggcctgTCAAGAAGCCTGAGACGCAGGTTCATGAGGTTCCTACCAAAGACACCTCAGACCCCGCTCAGTGCCTCCCCGCCACTCCCACCCCCCCTGTGGTCCAGAGCCACGCCTCCTTCACTATAGAGTTCGACGAATGCACTCCAGGTAAAATGAAAATCAAGGACCACGTCACCAAGTTCTCTTTCCGCCAGCAGCGAAAGCAGCCGCCCGCGGAGGTGGTTAGCACACCCACTGAGGTGGTCTCAGCAGAAAGCAAGGTTGCTGATTGGCTGGTCCAAAGCAATGCTAGCATGATGAGGAGAAAGTCACAGGCTGAAGACTTATACAGCACAAATAGCGACCCGTCGCACCTGAGGATCAATACAG GAAACTACGATGAAGATGGCTGTTACAGCGATTCGGGACACCCTCAAATCAACGGAAAGGACTCTCTCAAAGCAGACACTCGCATGACGTCCCAGGTTTCCCCACAAACTTTGAGATCTTCTCCACCACAACGCTTTCCCTCTCCCGAGTTCCCGCAGGAACCTTTGAATTCCTCACTGGAGTCTCATTCCCAGCAGGACTTTGGCAAGTCTGATCCCAATCAAGCCTTTGTCATTGAATTTTTTGATGACAACCCAAGAAAGAAGCGCTCTCAGTCCTTCACCAATAATGGAGCTCCACCTGAGCCGCCGGGCCTCAGGCATCAACTGGAGAAATCCAAGAAGAGCGCAAACCCAACCAGTGAGAGACAAGTCCCGCCTCAgccctcctccactcctgcaACGCAGCGATACACGATCCCCCTGAAGGGCCCCGCTTCCTCCGGCCCCCAGAGAGCCGGCTCTCTCCGAAGGGAGAAGACGGAAGACCGGATCAGCACGGGCTTTTCGTCCCGCTCGTCGTCGTCTCCGTCAGCGAGGCCCTTCAGCAGCGTGGGCCGGAAATCTAAACTCGCCCAGGAGTTCACGGCCGAATTATTCAAACAAGCGAAGAATAATCTGGCAGCGACCTGGGAGAAGAATTCTTCGGGTTCTCATAAAGCGGCGAAGACGGGAGCAGGAGCGGTATGCCAGAGTGACCGCGGttccagcagccctcctcagtcAGACGCTCACCACCAGccccagacctcctcccccGTCCGTAAACCCGTACCCCTCAAGGTGCCCGTCACGCCCCCGGCACCTCAAAGCCAGGAGGTCAGCAGCCCTCGAGACAGCCTGAAAAACGAAGAGGACGACACTCTGAGCGAAGCGGGAACGTACACCATCGAAGCAGACGCGCAGGATAAAGAGCTGGAAGAGGCCCGGGGCAAGATCGACCAG GTGTTTGGTGTTGAGAGTCCCGGGCGGACgaacctgagagaaccagaAACACCGTCAGCATTTAGTCCTGTTGTTCAGAGCAGGGAGCAGCGTAGGCAGACTGGCAGTGGGGAG GCTCCGTCCTCAGGTGCAGGTTTACAGGGGGCTCCTAAGTGGATGTCTTGCTGGGCCAGCTTGGCAGACAGCTACACAGAATCTGGCCCTTCGTCTGGCCTCTTTGACATCCCTTCCCAGATGGAACTGTCAGGAGGGG CGAGAGGCACCATCATCCACAAGGCCATGCTCGGCCAAAACCTCGACAGCACGGACTCCGCTTCCAGAGCCCGGCGCATCCTGCCGCAGGTGCCGTCGGCGGAGACGAGCGAAACCCCAACTCCCAGCATTCATGTTCATTACGACCTGCAGTCAACCTTCGACTTGGAAGACAAGGGCCTGGAGGCGCCCGCGTCTCAAGACGGCGTCCACAGGTTGACCGTGCAGGACGACGTGGAGCCCGACAGCCTGAGCGACGCCAGCAGGTCCGATGACGGCTCCATCGTCGAGCAGAGGAAAACGCCACAGTCAGATAGAGACGGGAAGCCGGGTGGAGACATTGCGGGACACACATCCAAGGCTACTTCCTTTTATATTGGCTCAGATGAGTCTCCTTCCAAACCAGAACAAGGAGAGTCAAAATCCAGTACTCCAAAGGCGGAGACGAAACACGCAACCAAGACTTTCTCCACAGCCACCCTCACCAAACGCAGAGGCAGTCCAGACACGGGAGCTATTAAGTCCACCGTGTCGGCGCCTGCGCTGGGCCAGGGGACCCAGAGCCCCGAGCTGAAAGAGGGCGTGGTCTCCCAGCTAATCAGACAGGAGAGCTTCACCAAGGAGCGTCCCAGCAACGCCAGACTGCCCAACATCACCAGCCAGCCCGCCCTCAGAGACACAGATCCTGGGCTGTTCCAGGGAGTCAGCAGTCAGGATACTCAATCTTACTTGAAGGAGACCGAGAATGTTCTGGCCGTTCTAGAGGCCAAACTCCAAGCGGGACAGTCGGGGACGACGTCGTCTCCCGTAATGGACTCTCTCTCTGGAGATTCCGACGTGGACACCTCCAGCACAGTCAGCCAGCGTAGCAATAAGACCAAGACCAAGCCCAACACTGCAATGAACAAAACGTTCACCAGCGGCTTCCACAGAGAGAGATCTTCGGCCAGTACGACGAGTCAGGACTCCAATTATCAGTCCGCATTGTCGGAGAAGCCGTCTTCTCAGGGAGCCGTTAGCGGGAACAAGGCTGCGTCGGTCAAGAGGCCGGTCGGACTGAGACGTAGTGTGGGCAGAACCGGCTCTACGGACTTGAGCGATGACCCTCAGAGCTTGCCGTACTCCGATCAGGAGTCCAACAACCATCGGATATATAAGAAATACACCGTTCCCCTTAAGAAGGAAGACGGCAAGAGCTCCAGGGTGTCTCAGGCCTTAGGCCGAGCCAACAGCCTGTCGGCCCCAAGACCCACCCGGGCGTCTCTGCTCCGCCGGGCTCGCCTGGGAGAGGCCTCTGACAACGAGGGCGCGGAGACCGAGAGGCTGTCCCAGGAGGCGGGCGGCGCCCAGACCAAGCAGCCCCAGGAGGCCAAGAAGCTGTCCCGGCTGGACCTGCTGGCGATGCCTCGCAAGCGGACGAGCTCCTTCAACACGCCCAGCGACTCCGAGGCGGGCAGGCAGACGGGCTTTTCCAACCGCAGCACCGAGTTCGGCGGCAGCTCCGTCCGAAGGGCCTCCGCCCCGGGCTCCAAGCCTCCGGAGAGGCCTCAGAAGGCGGGGCTCGGCAAGACCCCGGTGACCCGCACGCGCTCCAGCAGCGCCAAATACGCCAGCAGCACGGCGA GCTCCAGGAGGCGGCAGAAAGGCTCTGACTATACGTCTACCTCCGACGAGGAGTACGACTCAAACCAGAGCACCCCTAAACACAAACGCTCCCAACCTTCCTCAGCTGCCCACAGCCCTCGCAACCAGCCGCGGCCTCAGCCGCTGGTCGCCCTGCGCCCCAAACCCCCCGCCAGGGACTCCGAGGAAGAGAACCGCGAGGGGGAGGCCTTTCAGAGCTGGTCCTCCCACAGCGCTGAGATAGCCAG ATTGAGTCAAGATTTGGCCAAAGACTTGGCCATCTTAGCCAGAGAGATCCATGACGTAGCGGGCGAGGGAGATCCGCAAAACCCCGAGGGAGAGTGCGGTGCGCCCGGCTCTTCAGTGACGGCTCACGAGCAG CTGGTTCAGCGCATTCCAGAGGCCGGGTCGAACTACCAGAGAGTCCCACCGAGTTCTGCGCCTGCAAGAGAACGTGACCAGACCCCGAGCGACTCCAGGCCGCAGGATCGGAGCGGAGAGGAG GTGGACAATGTGCTGCTGAACCCTGTGTCCCAAATCATAGAGGTCATCCGAGAAAACACGGAGCAGCTCGCCGACAAAATCAA GGTACTGTTCCAGGACCGGATGGATATCTGGGAGGAAATTGAAGCCAAGGTTGAGTCCGACAACGATGCGCCTCTTCTCAACACTTCAAGCAAG gaaATCACGTCTATATTGAAAGAACTGAGGAGAGTCCAGAAACAGCTTGAGG tcattaACACCGTCATTGAGCCCAGCGGGCAGCAGCGTGACGCCACCAGGGCCTCCCCCGTCGACTCCCCCTCCCCGTCGGGCGCCCGCTCCTCCAAACCGGCGTCCTCCAGAGACTGGAGGACCGTGCACTCGGTCTCGAAGCGCGGCGGCGGACCGCGGCCCAGCGAGAGCGTCAGGAGAGCGGCCGTGACCCCCGACGACCTCAGAGAGGGCTATCTAGTGTGA